One genomic segment of Fusobacterium mortiferum ATCC 9817 includes these proteins:
- a CDS encoding NAD+ synthase produces MEKLNVDLSVLEEILVNFLREEAGKVGFKKVVLGLSGGIDSALVAFLAAKAFGPENVLGIMMPYKTSSKESVEHAKLVIEKTGIRSKLVEITPMVDAYFAMNPDMSSLRKGNKMARERMSILFDHSAAENALVLGTSNKTELLLGYGTQFGDSASAINAIGDLYKTHVWDLSRHMGVPNELIDKKPSADLWEGQTDEQELGYSYRMADEILYRYVEERKTIDEIVKEGYPQEVVEKIIKRTKIMQYKRVMPVIAKVFSRGIGTGFRYPRDWGV; encoded by the coding sequence ATGGAAAAGCTGAATGTAGATTTAAGTGTTTTAGAGGAGATACTTGTAAATTTTTTAAGAGAGGAAGCTGGAAAAGTAGGATTTAAAAAAGTAGTACTTGGTCTTTCTGGAGGAATAGACTCAGCTCTAGTAGCTTTTTTAGCAGCAAAAGCTTTTGGACCAGAAAATGTACTAGGAATAATGATGCCATATAAGACATCTAGTAAAGAGAGTGTAGAACATGCTAAACTTGTGATAGAAAAAACTGGAATAAGAAGTAAGTTAGTAGAAATCACTCCAATGGTAGATGCTTACTTTGCTATGAATCCAGATATGAGTAGCTTAAGAAAAGGGAATAAGATGGCAAGAGAGAGAATGTCAATACTGTTTGACCATTCAGCAGCAGAGAATGCTCTTGTGCTAGGAACTTCCAATAAAACAGAGTTATTACTAGGATATGGAACACAGTTTGGAGATTCTGCATCAGCTATTAATGCCATAGGAGATTTATATAAAACTCATGTATGGGATTTATCAAGACATATGGGAGTACCAAATGAGCTTATAGATAAAAAACCAAGTGCAGATCTTTGGGAAGGACAAACTGATGAGCAAGAGTTAGGTTATTCATATAGAATGGCAGATGAAATCTTATATAGATATGTAGAAGAGAGAAAGACAATAGATGAGATAGTGAAAGAGGGATATCCCCAAGAAGTAGTTGAAAAAATTATTAAAAGAACTAAAATTATGCAATATAAAAGAGTTATGCCTGTAATTGCGAAGGTTTTCTCAAGAGGAATAGGAACAGGATTTAGATATCCAAGAGATTGGGGAGTATAA
- a CDS encoding S41 family peptidase: MRGLLKNKLVIVILSALIFTNCFGKEEVKATNKASEESTGFLSNIRQLKELSDIMDVINQNYVGDKEVDRKSLMQGALKGMIESLGDPHSNYFTKEQLENFQEDIKGKYVGVGMVVQKRVNEPLVVVSPIEDGPGYKAGMKPKDKIIAIDGVSTYNLTSEEAVEKLKGKENTKVKVTVVRDGIKDPKEVEITRAVVELKYVKSKMVDDKNKIGYLRLTQFGENVYPDVAKALEGLQKQGMKALIFDLRSNPGGALDQAIKISSMFLKEGKVVSVKSKDGEEQISNREGKYYGDFPLVILINGGSASASEIVSGAIKDNKRGILVGEKSFGKGSVQTLVTLPDGDGIKLTIAKYYTPSGVCIHGVGIEPDVKVEEKNGYMLFDSVVTNIDEEGTKENKKELIKEVVGEKEAKEFENHQDIQLDTAIGILKGILLENK, from the coding sequence ATGAGAGGGCTACTTAAAAATAAATTAGTAATAGTAATTCTATCAGCTTTAATATTTACTAATTGTTTTGGAAAAGAAGAGGTTAAAGCAACTAATAAAGCTAGCGAAGAGTCAACAGGATTTTTATCTAATATTAGACAGCTTAAAGAGTTGTCAGATATAATGGATGTCATCAATCAAAATTATGTGGGAGATAAAGAGGTAGATAGAAAATCTCTTATGCAAGGAGCTTTAAAAGGAATGATAGAATCTTTAGGAGACCCACACTCTAACTATTTTACAAAGGAACAGTTAGAAAATTTTCAAGAGGATATTAAGGGAAAATATGTAGGAGTAGGAATGGTAGTTCAAAAAAGAGTAAATGAACCATTAGTAGTAGTTTCTCCTATTGAAGATGGACCAGGATATAAGGCTGGAATGAAACCTAAGGATAAAATTATAGCAATAGATGGAGTATCTACATATAATCTTACTAGTGAAGAGGCAGTAGAGAAATTAAAAGGAAAAGAGAATACAAAGGTAAAAGTTACTGTTGTAAGAGATGGAATAAAAGACCCTAAAGAGGTAGAGATAACAAGAGCAGTTGTAGAATTAAAATATGTAAAGAGTAAGATGGTAGATGATAAAAATAAAATAGGATACTTAAGACTTACTCAATTTGGTGAAAATGTATATCCAGATGTAGCAAAAGCATTGGAAGGATTACAAAAGCAAGGAATGAAAGCTCTTATATTTGACTTAAGAAGTAATCCTGGTGGAGCTTTAGATCAAGCTATAAAAATTTCTTCTATGTTCTTAAAAGAGGGAAAAGTTGTAAGTGTAAAATCTAAAGATGGAGAGGAACAAATTTCTAATAGAGAGGGAAAATATTATGGAGATTTTCCATTAGTAATACTTATTAATGGAGGAAGTGCTTCAGCCTCTGAAATTGTTTCTGGAGCTATTAAGGATAATAAAAGAGGAATACTTGTAGGAGAGAAGAGTTTTGGAAAAGGAAGTGTACAAACTCTAGTTACTCTACCTGATGGAGATGGAATAAAGCTAACAATAGCTAAGTATTATACACCTAGTGGAGTATGTATCCATGGAGTAGGAATAGAGCCAGATGTTAAGGTAGAGGAAAAAAATGGATATATGCTATTTGATAGTGTGGTTACTAATATAGATGAAGAGGGAACAAAGGAAAATAAAAAAGAGCTAATCAAAGAGGTAGTAGGAGAGAAAGAGGCAAAAGAGTTTGAAAATCATCAAGATATTCAACTAGATACTGCTATTGGAATTTTAAAAGGAATACTACTAGAAAATAAATAG
- the rsmI gene encoding 16S rRNA (cytidine(1402)-2'-O)-methyltransferase produces MLYIVATPIGNLEDMTLRGIRILKEVNYIFAEDTRVTKKLLNHFEIENTVYRYDEFTKMHQIANIINLLKEGKDIALVTDAGTPCISDPGYELVDEAHKEGIKVVPIPGASALTASASVAGLSMRRFCFEGFLPKKKGRQTLLKSLAEEERTIVIYESPFRIEKTLRDIEQFIGVREVVIIREITKIYEEIMRGTTTELIERLAKNPIKGEIVLLIKGLED; encoded by the coding sequence ATGTTATACATAGTGGCAACACCTATTGGAAATCTTGAGGATATGACTTTGAGAGGAATTCGTATTTTAAAAGAGGTAAACTACATATTTGCTGAGGATACAAGAGTTACAAAAAAATTATTAAATCATTTTGAGATAGAGAATACTGTATATAGATATGATGAGTTTACAAAGATGCACCAGATAGCTAATATAATCAATCTTTTAAAAGAGGGAAAGGATATAGCATTAGTTACTGATGCAGGAACACCTTGTATATCTGATCCTGGATATGAGTTGGTAGATGAGGCTCATAAAGAGGGGATAAAAGTAGTGCCAATTCCTGGAGCAAGTGCTCTTACAGCTTCAGCTTCTGTAGCTGGACTTAGTATGAGAAGATTTTGTTTTGAGGGATTTTTACCTAAGAAAAAAGGAAGACAAACTCTATTAAAATCTTTAGCTGAGGAGGAGAGGACAATAGTTATATATGAATCTCCATTTAGAATAGAGAAAACTTTAAGGGATATAGAGCAATTTATAGGAGTAAGAGAGGTAGTAATTATCAGAGAGATTACTAAGATATATGAAGAGATAATGAGAGGAACTACTACCGAACTTATAGAGAGATTGGCTAAAAATCCTATCAAAGGAGAGATTGTTCTTCTGATTAAAGGTTTAGAGGATTAA
- a CDS encoding Hpt domain-containing protein — protein MELKDLKNVIDIDIDGSLARFGNMESFYIKFLKKFIDDKSFINLKEALENNNIDKIGEEAHTLKGVAGNLGLNKVYQYSVELMRLAKENNLAEIKEIVEKLEEEIEKVISALKNL, from the coding sequence ATGGAATTAAAAGATTTAAAAAATGTAATAGATATAGATATTGATGGAAGTTTAGCTAGATTTGGAAATATGGAAAGTTTTTATATCAAATTTTTAAAAAAATTTATAGATGATAAAAGTTTTATAAATTTAAAAGAGGCTTTAGAAAATAATAATATAGATAAAATAGGAGAGGAAGCTCATACTCTAAAAGGTGTAGCTGGAAATTTAGGACTCAATAAGGTATATCAATATTCAGTGGAGTTAATGAGATTAGCAAAGGAAAACAATCTTGCAGAGATAAAAGAAATAGTAGAAAAATTAGAAGAGGAGATAGAAAAAGTAATATCAGCTCTAAAAAATTTATAG
- the yhbY gene encoding ribosome assembly RNA-binding protein YhbY, translated as MELTSKRRAYLRKKAHDLDALVRIGKEGVTDNLIQSILDAIESRELIKVKILQNCEEEKMEIMEQLSQCKEFEVVGIIGRTIILFKENKDKPVISLELKSI; from the coding sequence ATGGAATTAACAAGTAAAAGAAGAGCATATCTAAGAAAGAAGGCACATGATTTAGATGCACTAGTAAGAATAGGAAAAGAAGGAGTAACTGACAACTTAATTCAAAGTATATTAGATGCTATTGAGTCAAGAGAATTAATAAAAGTAAAAATACTTCAAAATTGTGAAGAGGAAAAAATGGAAATAATGGAGCAACTTTCTCAATGCAAAGAGTTTGAAGTAGTAGGAATAATAGGAAGAACTATTATACTTTTCAAAGAGAATAAGGATAAGCCTGTAATCTCTTTAGAATTAAAAAGTATTTAA
- the ylqF gene encoding ribosome biogenesis GTPase YlqF, with the protein MSMTKINWYPGHMKKTKDLIKDNMQLIDIVLEVVDARIPLSSKNPDITVFAKNKKRVIVLNKSDLVDKKELAYWKKYFKENNFADEVLEISAETGFNIKGLYSIIDKVSAEKKEKMMAKGLRKVNTRLMVVGIPNVGKSRLINRIVGKNSAGVGNKPGFTKGKQWVRIKEGLELLDMPGILWPKFESEEVGQNLAITGAIRDEILPIEEIAGILISKMIRYEMWDVLKERYKLLDEDKSEIMGEILEKIALRCKMFNKGESLNVQQAAYTVLRDYRGCRIGKFGLDR; encoded by the coding sequence ATGTCAATGACAAAAATCAACTGGTATCCTGGACATATGAAAAAAACAAAGGACTTAATAAAGGATAATATGCAACTGATAGATATAGTTCTTGAAGTAGTAGATGCAAGAATACCTTTATCAAGTAAAAATCCAGATATTACAGTTTTTGCAAAAAATAAGAAAAGAGTAATTGTTTTAAATAAGTCAGACCTTGTAGATAAAAAGGAGCTAGCTTATTGGAAAAAATATTTTAAAGAGAATAATTTTGCTGATGAAGTATTGGAGATAAGTGCTGAAACAGGATTTAATATAAAAGGACTATATTCAATAATAGATAAGGTATCAGCAGAGAAAAAAGAGAAGATGATGGCTAAAGGTCTTAGAAAAGTAAATACAAGACTTATGGTTGTAGGAATACCAAATGTTGGAAAATCTAGACTTATCAATAGAATTGTTGGAAAAAATAGTGCTGGGGTAGGAAATAAACCTGGATTTACTAAGGGAAAACAATGGGTAAGAATAAAAGAAGGATTAGAGCTTTTAGATATGCCTGGAATACTTTGGCCAAAGTTTGAAAGTGAAGAGGTAGGACAAAATTTAGCTATTACAGGAGCTATAAGAGATGAGATACTACCAATAGAGGAGATAGCTGGAATATTAATTTCTAAAATGATAAGATATGAGATGTGGGATGTACTGAAAGAGAGATATAAACTTTTAGATGAGGATAAGAGTGAAATAATGGGAGAAATCTTAGAAAAAATAGCTCTTAGATGTAAAATGTTTAATAAAGGTGAGAGTCTAAATGTACAACAAGCAGCTTATACAGTACTTAGAGATTATAGAGGTTGTAGAATTGGAAAATTTGGACTAGATAGATAG
- a CDS encoding TlyA family RNA methyltransferase, translated as MKERLDVLLVKRGFFPDKEKAQRAIMAGLVIVDEKKIDKSGTMIKLDKEPNIRIKGDSLKYVSRGGLKLEKAVSVFNIDFSGKKVLDVGASTGGFTDCALQNGAEFVYSVDVGTNQLDWKLRNNPQVKSLENMHIKDLTLEDIDNNKVDYIVMDVSFISIKKIIGDLVKFFKPETKLMALIKPQFEVEKEHIAKGGIVKDDTRHIEVIKDIIEYGKKEGLYLEGLDFSPITGTKGNVEYISLFGKDSSKEIYISIEEIVEKGRSLGGTI; from the coding sequence ATGAAAGAAAGGTTAGATGTTCTACTAGTAAAAAGAGGTTTTTTTCCAGATAAAGAAAAGGCTCAAAGAGCTATTATGGCTGGACTTGTAATAGTAGATGAGAAAAAAATAGACAAGAGTGGAACTATGATAAAACTAGATAAAGAGCCTAATATAAGGATAAAGGGAGATTCTTTAAAGTATGTAAGTCGTGGAGGATTGAAATTAGAAAAGGCTGTATCAGTTTTTAATATAGATTTTAGTGGGAAAAAAGTATTAGATGTAGGAGCATCAACTGGAGGATTTACAGATTGTGCCTTACAAAATGGAGCTGAATTTGTATATTCAGTAGATGTAGGAACAAATCAGTTAGATTGGAAATTAAGAAATAATCCTCAAGTAAAATCTTTAGAAAATATGCATATAAAGGATTTGACTTTAGAGGATATTGATAATAATAAAGTTGATTATATAGTTATGGATGTTTCATTTATCTCTATAAAAAAGATAATTGGAGATTTAGTTAAATTTTTTAAACCAGAAACAAAGCTTATGGCTCTTATAAAACCACAATTTGAAGTGGAGAAAGAACATATAGCAAAAGGTGGAATTGTAAAAGATGATACTAGACATATAGAGGTAATAAAAGATATAATAGAGTATGGAAAAAAAGAGGGACTTTATTTAGAAGGTTTAGATTTTTCTCCTATTACAGGAACAAAAGGAAATGTAGAATATATCTCTCTTTTCGGAAAAGATTCTTCTAAGGAAATATATATAAGTATAGAAGAGATAGTAGAGAAGGGTAGAAGTTTAGGAGGTACAATATGA
- a CDS encoding divergent PAP2 family protein: protein MSRGIIFGNRILDIVFIAWFIAQFYKVLTTIFSDGKLNIRRMWETGGMPSSHSSTVSCLTTCIGIRHGISSDIFAIAIILSGIVMYDATGIRRAAGKQAGVINQFVEKIPLMLGEKRYEKYFGKEKSEKLKELLGHTPFEVLVGCILGIGVGLIFTDYLQG from the coding sequence ATGAGTCGTGGAATAATTTTTGGTAATAGAATACTAGATATAGTTTTTATAGCTTGGTTTATAGCTCAATTTTATAAAGTTTTAACAACTATTTTTTCAGATGGTAAGCTGAATATAAGAAGGATGTGGGAAACAGGTGGTATGCCTAGTTCTCATAGTTCTACTGTATCTTGCTTGACTACATGTATAGGGATTCGCCATGGGATAAGCAGTGATATATTTGCTATAGCAATAATTCTTTCTGGAATAGTGATGTATGATGCTACTGGAATAAGGAGAGCAGCTGGAAAGCAGGCTGGAGTAATTAATCAATTTGTAGAAAAAATACCTCTTATGTTAGGAGAGAAGAGATATGAAAAATATTTTGGAAAAGAGAAAAGTGAAAAGCTAAAGGAACTTTTAGGTCATACACCTTTTGAAGTATTAGTAGGGTGTATATTAGGAATAGGTGTAGGTTTAATTTTTACTGATTATTTACAGGGGTAG
- a CDS encoding HD domain-containing protein, giving the protein MQEKNRRALGFITSLLELEMVQDLELFDDQGVKVSTHTYDVLKISIDELKRDYRTFLEAKERVDFFALTVGIIIHDLSKGSIRKMEEKYSHSQMMLKKPEYITKETEKVLKEIEEKVGAELKENIKKNIIHIVLSHHGKWGKIQPNSKEAHIVHRADMYSAKYHRINPIGADKILDLMAKGVQLDDIPDKLNCTQGVIKDRLKRAKQELKVKTTKQLLNYYKKNKKIPIGDNFFIQRVRETEKLKRVVDKKGFKNIMLESPLLPYMIDEEIFKI; this is encoded by the coding sequence ATGCAGGAAAAAAATAGGAGAGCACTTGGTTTTATAACCTCTCTATTAGAGTTAGAGATGGTACAGGATTTAGAACTTTTTGATGACCAAGGAGTAAAGGTTTCTACTCATACATATGATGTTTTAAAAATCTCAATAGATGAGCTAAAAAGAGATTATAGAACATTTTTAGAAGCAAAGGAGAGAGTGGATTTTTTTGCTTTGACAGTAGGAATTATAATACATGATTTGAGTAAGGGAAGTATAAGAAAGATGGAAGAGAAGTATTCTCATTCTCAAATGATGTTAAAAAAACCAGAATATATAACAAAAGAAACTGAAAAAGTTTTAAAAGAGATAGAGGAAAAAGTAGGAGCAGAACTAAAGGAGAATATTAAGAAAAATATCATTCATATAGTTCTATCTCATCATGGGAAATGGGGAAAAATTCAACCTAATAGTAAAGAGGCTCATATTGTTCATAGGGCTGATATGTATTCAGCTAAGTATCATAGAATTAACCCTATTGGTGCAGATAAGATATTGGATCTTATGGCTAAAGGAGTCCAATTAGACGATATTCCAGATAAGTTAAATTGTACTCAAGGAGTAATAAAGGATAGATTAAAAAGAGCAAAACAGGAGTTGAAAGTAAAAACTACTAAACAGCTTTTAAATTACTATAAGAAAAATAAAAAAATCCCAATAGGGGATAATTTCTTTATTCAAAGAGTGAGAGAAACTGAAAAGTTAAAGAGAGTAGTAGATAAAAAGGGATTTAAAAATATTATGTTAGAAAGTCCGCTACTACCATATATGATAGATGAGGAGATATTTAAAATCTGA
- a CDS encoding ribonuclease J, with translation MLRTEKGSISQEKRKRLERKFKLESSNTGVDGIKEKIKAIKEGIKELKTEKVKKATGKVAKEVATNIVVETKEAKAQKEEKMYVIPLGGMEEVGKNSTVVQYRDEIIIIDSGVIFPDENLLGIDLVIPDFSFLENNKDKIKGLFVTHGHEDHIGSIPYLYQKIDKSVPMFGGKLTLALAKSKFENGFTKDIPKMKEVKGRTKIKVGKYFTVEFIKITHSITDAYSLLVTTPAGTVFHTGDFKIDLTPVDGEGVDFARLSQIGEQGVDLMLSDSTNSEVEGFTPSERSVGEAFKVEFSKAKGRIIVAAFASHVHRLQQIVNVAQEYGRKIAIDGRSLVKVFEIAGSLGYLKVPNDMMVPLSEVDTLKDNKVVILCTGTQGEPMAALSRIAKNMHKHIKIKEGDTVIISATPIPGNERAVSNNINNLLKYDAEVVFKKIAGIHVSGHGSKEEQKLMLNLIKPKYFMPVHGEHKMLKAHQDTAMETGIPKNNIIIAQNGSKIEVTKSGAKIKGKVNAGCTLVDGLGVGDIGNIVLKDRQQLSQDGVVVIVFTLDKETGKIVAGPDIVTRGFVYSKESDDIIKEAIENIKEKIDDTSNYYSKDWGLLKNTTRDIAAKFFYNKTKRNPMILPIIMEV, from the coding sequence ATGTTAAGAACAGAAAAAGGTAGTATAAGTCAAGAAAAAAGAAAAAGATTAGAGAGAAAATTTAAGTTAGAAAGTAGTAATACAGGAGTAGATGGCATAAAAGAAAAAATAAAAGCTATCAAAGAAGGAATAAAAGAGTTAAAAACTGAAAAGGTAAAAAAAGCTACAGGTAAAGTAGCAAAGGAAGTAGCTACTAATATTGTAGTAGAAACAAAAGAAGCTAAAGCACAAAAAGAGGAAAAAATGTATGTAATACCTCTTGGAGGAATGGAAGAAGTAGGGAAAAATAGTACAGTAGTCCAATATAGAGATGAAATAATCATTATTGATTCTGGGGTTATATTTCCGGATGAAAATCTTTTAGGAATAGATTTAGTTATTCCAGATTTTAGCTTTTTAGAAAATAATAAAGATAAGATAAAGGGATTATTTGTAACTCACGGACATGAAGATCATATAGGATCTATTCCTTATCTTTATCAAAAAATTGATAAATCAGTTCCAATGTTTGGAGGAAAACTTACATTAGCATTAGCTAAATCAAAATTTGAAAATGGTTTTACAAAAGATATACCTAAGATGAAAGAGGTAAAGGGTAGAACTAAAATAAAAGTAGGAAAATATTTTACTGTTGAGTTTATTAAAATAACTCACTCAATAACAGATGCATATTCTCTTTTAGTAACTACTCCAGCTGGAACAGTATTTCATACAGGAGATTTTAAGATAGATTTAACTCCAGTAGATGGAGAGGGAGTAGATTTTGCAAGATTATCACAGATAGGAGAGCAGGGAGTAGATTTAATGTTATCTGATTCTACTAACTCAGAAGTAGAAGGGTTTACTCCATCTGAGAGAAGTGTAGGAGAAGCTTTTAAGGTAGAGTTTTCTAAAGCTAAGGGAAGAATAATAGTTGCTGCCTTTGCTTCACATGTGCATAGACTTCAGCAGATAGTAAATGTTGCACAAGAGTATGGAAGAAAGATTGCAATAGATGGAAGAAGTTTAGTTAAGGTATTTGAGATTGCTGGAAGTTTAGGATATCTAAAGGTACCTAATGATATGATGGTACCACTATCGGAAGTAGATACTTTAAAGGATAATAAAGTTGTAATTCTTTGTACAGGGACACAAGGAGAACCTATGGCTGCTTTATCAAGAATAGCTAAAAATATGCATAAACATATAAAAATAAAAGAGGGGGATACAGTAATTATCTCAGCTACACCTATTCCAGGAAATGAGAGAGCAGTATCTAATAATATAAATAATCTGTTAAAATATGATGCTGAGGTTGTATTTAAAAAAATAGCTGGAATACATGTATCAGGGCATGGAAGTAAAGAGGAGCAGAAGCTTATGCTAAATCTTATTAAGCCAAAATATTTTATGCCAGTACATGGAGAGCATAAGATGTTAAAGGCTCATCAAGATACAGCAATGGAAACAGGTATTCCTAAGAATAATATAATTATAGCTCAAAATGGTAGTAAGATAGAAGTTACAAAATCGGGAGCTAAGATAAAAGGAAAAGTAAATGCTGGGTGTACATTAGTGGATGGACTTGGAGTAGGAGATATAGGAAATATAGTACTAAAAGATAGACAACAACTATCACAAGATGGAGTTGTAGTAATAGTATTTACTTTAGATAAAGAAACAGGAAAAATAGTAGCAGGACCAGATATTGTAACAAGAGGATTTGTATATTCTAAAGAGTCAGATGATATAATCAAAGAAGCAATAGAGAATATTAAAGAAAAAATAGATGATACATCTAACTATTATTCGAAAGATTGGGGATTATTAAAGAATACTACAAGGGATATTGCTGCTAAGTTTTTCTATAATAAGACAAAAAGAAATCCAATGATTTTACCAATAATAATGGAAGTATAA
- the dxs gene encoding 1-deoxy-D-xylulose-5-phosphate synthase: MKNIHSMSIEEINKKAKEVRETLIETVSKNGGHLSSNLGIVELTLCLHNVFDFSKDRLLFDVGHQSYVHKLLTGRDKKFSTLRQRGGIGPFTDPKESSADPFISGHAGTALSAGAGIAMASPEKKVVVVIGDASISNGHSLEALNNIGGNKLKNMIVILNDNEMSIGKNVGSLSRFFGKFMVSEKYMSLRDDIKGIIKKIKANKVSNTLERMEFSLKNFFLPLSMLESLGFKFFGVLDGHNPEELLSTLNKIKNMEGPIFIHVKTQKGKGYSYAEQDKEKFHGISPFDMKTGNTNSTVKTYSSIFGSEIVKLGEEDNDIYVICSGMVKGTGLGEFFKKFPTRAIDTGIAEGHAVTFAGGLATQGKKPYVAIYSTFLQRAYSQLIHDISLQNLSVRFIVDRAGIVGEDGKTHNGLYDLSIFLTIPNYTVLAPATSKELVEMLEFSKDFQEGPLMIRIPREVEYNIDKAKKFEFGKWHEIKKGKKNLFIATGSMLKEILDIEDRLKARGIEGTIVNASTLKPLDEKYLLDCVKEYENIFVLEEAYEKNSFGSSIMEFYNERDIDVRIRKIALKEGAIPHGKRSELLEEFGLRGENLIKRIEEKIDAGKK; this comes from the coding sequence ATGAAAAATATACATAGTATGAGTATTGAAGAGATAAATAAAAAAGCAAAAGAGGTAAGAGAAACTTTAATAGAAACAGTAAGTAAAAATGGTGGGCATCTATCTTCTAATCTTGGAATAGTAGAACTGACACTGTGCCTACATAATGTATTTGACTTTTCCAAAGATAGATTACTATTTGATGTTGGTCACCAATCTTATGTTCACAAGTTACTTACTGGAAGAGATAAGAAGTTTTCTACTCTTAGGCAAAGAGGAGGAATAGGTCCTTTTACAGATCCTAAAGAGAGTAGTGCAGATCCATTTATCTCAGGACATGCTGGAACTGCACTTTCGGCAGGAGCAGGGATAGCTATGGCTTCTCCAGAGAAAAAAGTGGTAGTAGTGATAGGAGATGCATCTATATCTAATGGTCACTCTTTAGAAGCTCTTAATAATATAGGTGGAAATAAATTAAAAAATATGATAGTAATCTTAAATGATAATGAGATGTCTATTGGAAAAAATGTAGGTTCACTTTCAAGATTTTTTGGAAAATTTATGGTAAGTGAAAAATACATGAGTTTAAGAGATGATATAAAGGGAATAATAAAAAAAATAAAGGCTAATAAAGTTTCTAATACTTTAGAAAGAATGGAGTTCTCATTAAAAAATTTTTTCTTACCTCTAAGCATGTTAGAAAGTTTAGGGTTTAAATTTTTTGGAGTATTAGATGGACATAATCCTGAAGAGTTATTGTCAACTTTAAATAAAATAAAAAATATGGAAGGACCTATATTTATACATGTTAAGACTCAAAAAGGAAAAGGTTATAGTTATGCAGAACAGGATAAGGAAAAATTTCATGGAATCTCTCCTTTTGATATGAAAACAGGAAATACTAATTCAACTGTAAAAACTTATTCGAGTATATTTGGAAGTGAGATAGTAAAATTAGGAGAAGAGGATAATGATATCTATGTAATATGTTCTGGTATGGTAAAAGGGACAGGACTTGGAGAGTTTTTCAAAAAGTTTCCAACAAGAGCAATAGATACAGGTATAGCTGAAGGGCATGCTGTAACTTTTGCTGGGGGACTTGCTACTCAAGGGAAAAAGCCATATGTAGCCATATATTCTACATTTTTACAAAGAGCATATAGCCAACTTATACATGATATCTCTTTACAAAACTTATCTGTAAGATTTATAGTGGATAGAGCAGGAATTGTAGGAGAAGATGGGAAGACTCATAATGGACTTTATGATTTATCAATATTTTTAACTATTCCTAATTATACAGTACTAGCACCAGCAACATCAAAAGAGTTAGTAGAGATGTTGGAATTTTCTAAAGATTTCCAAGAAGGACCACTTATGATAAGAATACCAAGAGAAGTGGAATATAATATAGATAAAGCTAAAAAATTTGAGTTTGGAAAATGGCATGAGATAAAAAAAGGAAAGAAGAATCTTTTTATAGCAACAGGAAGTATGCTAAAAGAGATATTAGATATAGAGGATAGATTGAAAGCTAGAGGAATAGAGGGAACAATAGTCAATGCTTCTACTCTAAAACCATTAGATGAAAAATATCTTTTAGATTGTGTAAAAGAGTATGAAAATATATTTGTTTTGGAAGAAGCCTATGAGAAAAATTCTTTTGGAAGCAGTATAATGGAATTTTACAATGAAAGAGATATAGATGTTAGAATTAGAAAAATAGCTCTAAAAGAGGGAGCTATTCCTCATGGAAAAAGAAGTGAGCTTTTAGAAGAGTTTGGTTTGAGAGGCGAAAATTTAATAAAAAGAATTGAGGAAAAAATAGATGCAGGAAAAAAATAG